The Eurosta solidaginis isolate ZX-2024a chromosome 4, ASM4086904v1, whole genome shotgun sequence genome includes a window with the following:
- the LOC137249779 gene encoding WD repeat domain phosphoinositide-interacting protein 2-like, protein MVKMTFAYSPSITVTRYIILVERFFNSSLVVMVTAGEPNCLQMLHFKKNQNICHCVYGSNIHSIRMNRTRLTDSLHIHDIRDLKMLHQIENIAPNELGLNTETVNIFKIDKKAVMMALDDLALQVAKIAAARQLETAEKHSSHCTDDAQSETAVVTAATDTTVISNSPSSGCSD, encoded by the exons atggtaaagaTGACTTTCGCAtattctccatcaataactgtgacaaggtatattatcttggtcgagcgtttcttcaatagctctctagtggtgatggtgacagcagggGAACCCAACTGCTTACAAATgctacacttcaaaaagaatcaaaatatctgccattgcgtctacggctcaaatatacACAGTATACGAATGAATCGAACGCGCCTAACAGATAGTTTACATATTCATGATATACGAGACTTGAAAATGttacatcaaatcgaaaatattgcaccaaacgaactgggtctgaatactgaaacagtaaacatattcaaaatcgataagaaggctgtgatgatggcaTTAGACG ATTTAGCTTTACAAGTAGCAAAAATTGCTGCCGCCAGGCAATTGGAAACAGCagagaagcattcatcacactgtacggatgatgCACAGTCAGAAACTGCTGTTGttactgctgccaccgacacaacggtcatctctaatTCGCCGAGCAGTGGCTGTTCCGACTAA